The Juglans microcarpa x Juglans regia isolate MS1-56 chromosome 8D, Jm3101_v1.0, whole genome shotgun sequence genomic sequence GAAAAGGCCACCAGGAGGACGAGGAAACGAAGAGGCTGCACCACGACGTGTGCAGCCTGATGGATAAATATGAAGAGATGGCCAAGAAGATAGGAACGTCTTCTTCGGTCCACCAGTTGTTGTCCAACACAAATCTGTCATTCTCTGCTGAAATAATGGCAATGCCTCTACctccaaaattcaaaatctcgTTGGTAGATCTATATGACGGCTCCAAAGATCCCGTGGAGTATCTTGAAACTTTCAAAACCCATATGACATTTCACAGATCCCAGGGAGAAGTTGCGTGTGACGCTTTCGCTTTGACTCTAAAGGGGTCGACGAGAGGATGGTTCGGAACACTGCAACCAGGTTCGATACAAAGTTTTGACAAATTGGGACAGCAGTTCTTAACACAATTTATGGCAAGTAGAAGGCACAGAAGACCAGCCACGTATATACTAACTATCAAGCAGAGAAGGGATGAAAGCCTGAAAGCATATCTGGCGAACTTTAACAAGGAAAAGATGGCAGCTGATGATCAAGACGAGAAGATTATGTTGGTGGCATTACTCGGGGGTGTTTGGCCAAGTAGCCCTTTTATGGCTGAACTGGCCAGGAAAATCCCTTCCACGCCACGAGAGTTCATGGACAAGGCCAATAATTTCGTTAATGCTGAAGATACACTTATCGCCCTAACAACCCGTGATGAAGGAGCGAATGGGAACCAGGAGGAATTAAGAGGAAGGACAGAGAAGGGGGTCAGAAGGCAAGAAGAGTCCAACAGGAGCAGAGGCATGCTAGCAATTTGAGAAGACATAACGGCGGTTATGTACACTACTCCAGCACACATAACCGAggcaaaacaaaagaagaagaactagCCAACAGTAACGGGCGACAAACCGAGAAGTACTGCACTTATCACAAAATTGTGGACTGCCACAAcctaaagcaaaaaataaaagatatgaaAGGGAGTGGAGTGGAGAATTAGAACGCCTAGTAGCCCAGAAcactacccccccccccccacgacGTACAAACGACCTAAAAATCGAGCACAGAAAACGAAGGAGTGAGAGCTGGGTTGTTGTGGTCTGTGCGTGAGCTGGGTGCTCGTTCCATCAAGGCTCGAGACGAAGATGCTTGCAGTAGGCGTGACGTCCGAGGTCTCACCGGTGCTTGTGGTCTTGTAGttattaatgtgtttatttgTAGTTGTTTGTtagtttagtttttaataaaataggaaTAGGCTATTGGATTTTATGTCCATAGCAGTGTCCCGTACTCATCTTCCTTGGGAAGATATAGAGGGTCTTTAAGTTCTAGTTTACAGAGCGTTTTCTCTGTTATGAGAGAGTTTgtttagaagttaagacaatatccgccacaaaggaatttgtgtgtggggaagcCCCAGAGCTGATGCGTAGTTTGGCTTATAGACTGGATTTTCCATGTattagatttttcttgtattgataagtcacatttgtaacttcggttcattaatgaaatgagtatgtttccataaaaaaaaaaacggtcgagggatctcccgttaacatCTTCTCGCCAAAAAAGGTTACGTGGTCGAGAgactctcccactagcctaatacttaaaggtaAAATGGTCGAgagatctcccgttaacaccttctcgccaaaaaaTGTGACGTGGTCGATgaactctcccactagcctaatacttaaaggtaaaacagtcgagggatctcccgttaacaccttctcgccataaaggtgacgtggtcgagagACTCTCCCACTTgcctaatacttaaaggtaAAATGGTTAAGGGATCTCCCATTAATACATTCTCGCCAAAAGGTGgcgtggtcgaggaactctaccactagcctaatacttaaaggtaAAACAGTCGAGGGATCTCCtattaacaccttctcgccaaaagatgacatggtcgaggaactctcccactaaCCTAATCTTAAAGGTAAAACGGTCTAGAGATCTTCCGTTAACACTTTTTTGCCATAAAGGTGGCGTGGTCGAGGGACTCTCCCACTAGCTTAATACTTAaaggtaaaacggtcgagggatctcccgttaacaccttctcgccataAAGGTGATGTGGTTGAGAgactctcccactagcctaatattCGCCTAGTATCGGCGTCGTCGGGAAACTCTCCCACTAAGGCCATTAAAGTATAAGGTATGAAAAGTGTATCTTTAAGCAGATCACCAAGAAATAGCAAAGGGTGCTTAATATCAAGTAAACAAAATATGATGGGATCCATTAAGTTAACTTATTCCCTTAAGGTTTACAAAGCCTTCAAATATCATAACAAGCAAAGTGTtaggaaaagttaaaaagttccCTTATAGGGTACAAAGCcttcaaaaaaaatacaagtcttAGGATGGGCGAGAGAAAGCATCTGGCATTTCAGCCCGACCAATGGAGTGACAAACATGCAAAGCAACCTCACTGGCATGAATAGATTTCTAGTCCAAAATGTGCATATTAGTCTCTGGTTTGCAAAGGAGAAGCTCACGAAGTTGTTTTACGCCAAGTTTGAAACCAACACCCCAGTCTTGCACCCAAACTTTGGGAGCGGCTGCTAGTCGAGGAAGAACCCGATTAAGGTCTTGTTGGAATCCTCCAGGTCAAGACTCAGCTCAGACACCTTTTTCTCTAAAATAGTGATTTTCTTTTGGGCAGAATCGATAACTGTGCTAAGTTGAAGATACTCATTATCactatttttgagatttttcgTCACCTTAGTCAAAATTTTTTCAACCTCAACTTTCATGCCTTCCACCGCACCCAACTTTATGACTAGCTCTCCCCGCTCATTTTCTAGGGAAACTAGGTGAGAGGCGTAGTCAGACTTGGTCACTTTCACCTCTTCAAGTTCTGCCTTTGCCCGATCATGGCTGGCAACCGAgtcatctctctctttcaaagCAAACTCCACCCGAGTGACCAGTTcatctctctctttgttgagGACCTATACTTGGGTGGCCAAGTCATCCCTCTCCCGCACGACCACTTCTGCTTGGCGAAGACGAGTGGGCAAATCATCTTGTTCCTGCACAACCATCTCTACCTGGTGAAGACAAGCGACAAAGTCATCTCGCTACTGCTCAACTGTCTTCGCCTGGTTCAGGCATGTAGCAAGATCATCTCATTCCTTCCCGAGTATGGCCACTTCTTGACGATAGTAATCGGCATCCACAGCAGAACATGTCAACTCTCCCCAAAGTGACTCAACTTGGGCACGGAGAGCAACTAATTCATCATCAGTCATGCAGGAATGAGCTTCCAGCTGGGTCAACTCATTTGCCATTTGATCTTTTTCCTCCTCTAGATGTAATCTGTCCTCCACCAAGTTAGCAGCAAGCCGATCGACcccctaaataaaaataataataataaatatatatatatatataaataataataataaaatatatcatttaagaaatgatatgaaaaatatattgaaaagaaaagtgggTACCAAATGATTACTAGCGCAAAAATATTTCAGAGATGTTGAACGGCAGCGTTAAAAACCTCTTCACGGCGGGCGTGTGAGGATGACGAAGAGCTCGACAAATGAGGGATAGAAGTTCTTCTCGAGTTGGGTGCCTAAAAAGGGATATTAGCAAAATGTCCCCGAGGAGAAGCCTCATCGGCCTGACCAGGCGGAATGATAGAAAGGACGCTAATAGATGCCTCAACATAAGGACCCGAACACATTTCAGCTTCATCCCAATGAGATAATCCCTGGTTAAATGGAAGGTCTTCCTCAAGAACAATCAGGGATGGCTCGCCTTCCCCCTAGGAGAAACACTGAAAGAGGAGAAGGGTTCAAGACCTTGCTCTCTCTAACAAGAGAAAGGGCTGGGAAAACAAAAGGCAAATCGGGAGTAACTCCACCAGATATCGTTGAAACAAGAGGCGAGCCAGCGCCTACTGCTACTTCGTCGACATATTCCTCCTCGACATTTTCCACCTTGAAGGTTCCTGGGGAACATCAAGGGACCGAGCAGTAGAAAGCGGGGACAAAGGCAATGTCGACAAAGGAGCCTCGAAGGATGGGAAGTCCACTTGAGTAGATGGAGGCACCAGCAAGTCAGGATTCAAAAGGATGATGTCATCCTCCCCCAAAGGGCTGTCATCTCCTTTCTTTGGCAAATCATCCGCCGATGTGTTGGAAGGCTGAGCAACAGCTGTAGTAGTAGCTTCTGCTGCGATTATGGCCTTAAAGTCCTCTTCGGCTAGAGACATCACACCGTCCAAGGAAAGAGTTGACGACACAGTTAGAGTAGTTAGTTTACATAGTTTCTCCCGAGGAGCCGCCAACTTCGTGCTCCCACTCGCCTGAGATTTCTTTTCACTCTGTTTCGCCCAAGGAGGAGCCAATTTAATACCTCCACTCGCCTGGAGCATCGCTTCGCTTAGTTGCTTCTGAAGATGAGCCAACTTACTACCTCCACTCGGCGCAGGAAGGAGCATCACGCTTTGATGAAATGGACTCATCTGAACGAGGCGAGACTCGAGCCCTCTTGAGTTTTCTCTTCTTTGGTCCATCTACACCCGGGCagtttctcttttttaaatcacCTGCCGGCGGAGGGGCACACAAAACCCATGTCCTGATATATGTACCAGACTGGGAACCATCAAGAACTTGTCAATGTTGCTGGGGGTCAAAAGCACATCCGAGAAACATAAATGGGAATGAGCTTGGGCACACGAATCTACTAACTTCACACAGGCCTCCTCACGTGGGGAAAAAATAACCTATAAATCATCCCCATCAGGAACAGAAGACCGGCATGCCCAAACAGGAAATTCCCAACTAGGAGCCTCATCAGTGGGAAATTCTCAACCCGAGCCAGTGAGCAAGAAAAACTTATTGGTCCAATCTTTTACATGTGAATATTTGCGCTCTAATTCAACCAGCGCCCTAAGAGATTTAAAACTATAAAGATTTCCCTCCAAACACCTAAACCCATGAAGGGACAAAAATTCACTGGTTAAGTCTGGGTACTCATCGCCCAAGGGTTCCAGTATCTTTTGCCACAAGACATAACAAGCCATCGGAATTCTCTAGGCGTTAGGCACCAACTGAGCAGGGTGAGCCCTAGGACGTCTAGCACGTCACGGACTGGTTGCACAAAGGGCAATCGAAGCCCCATAGTAAACATGGCAAAGTAAAGGGCAACAGAAACTGACATACTTTTTGCATCAATAGCTTTCTGGTTTGGAGTAGATACCTTCAAACCCACAGAATCGAGAATGTTGAAGTTTTTTTTAGCGTTCTCCAATTCACGATCAGAAAATTTTGAGGACCATCAAGAACCCGCAAATATGAATGCTGGAGGAGCAACAACGATTAGAGTAGGGGGATCGCGGGGTGTTAAAGGGCCACAAGCAGAAATCACAGCCTTGcctttggaaaaggaaaaagccATGGAGTAATGAAAGAAATCacgaagagaaaaaaagggcAAGAACTCAGAAATGAGAGCAAGAACTTAGAAATGAGGGCAAGACTTAGAAATGAGAACAATAAACACGAAAGAGACAGAAGTTTGAAAGGGGAGGGAAAACAAGAGCCCGAGGGGCATTAAATAGGAGTTTATGTGAGGTGACGGTTGACATGCCCGAGGAATGGAAAGGAAACAACGCCCTGGCATGTCTTGAAAAATGAAACGGCCCTTAGATTCAGGTCCCATCACAGTGTGTGTAGTGAGACTTCATGAGATAACTGGAGAGGACATCCCAAACGGTTAGCCCCCCACATGGACCTAGAAGAAATTGcgaagagaaaaaaagggcAAAAACTCATAAATGAGGGCAAGAACTCAGTAATGAGAACAAGAAACACGAAAGAGACAAAAGTTAGAAAGGGGAAGGAAAACAAGAGCCCGAGGGGCTTTATATAGGAGTTTATGTGAGGTGACAATTAACATGCCCGACGAATGGAAAGGAAACGACACTCGAACACGTCTCAAAAAATGAAATGGCGTGCTTGATTCAAGTCTCATCACACCGTGTATAATGAGACTTCACAGGTTAACTGGAGAGGACAACCCAAACGGTTAGCCCCCCACATGGGCCTAGGCCTTTGATCTAGTCTAGAGCATGTTCCATTGCCGCAAAgcccattattattattagggaACCCAGCCCACTACAAATACCGACTGGGTAACCACCCAGCGATGATAAAAGATAAGAACGGTTATCATTTGAAGTCTAAAAAGGGGACATCTccatatttgaatttgaataatggATAACTATTATCACCTAAGGAACAAAGGCAGTTCAGGGAGCTCCATATAAAGAAGGAACCCAAGTACGTAAAAGACATCTAATTCTTTGGTATTAAAGAGATTATTTTCAGTCACTGACCTAGGCATCAGAGGCGTTCCCACGAACCCCCAAGCCGCCTTGTTCTTTAGTTGCAGGTGATCGTGCGACGGTAGCGATAAAACACGTCCACAACATATAAGTTCAATGGGTAAACATATATCATTGTTGTAAATCAAACCCAACATGTCCCACTCCTCACCACCGCCCCAAAAAATATCCATTCCAATCATATTTTTTGGTTAGGGATGGAAAAAAGATGGTTGGACCACTTTCgaatagaaatgaaaattttcattcacAAAACTTTTTGGGagatcttttgggatgaaattgaaATTAGCTTTTGGGACGAACACTTTCGTCCCTAAAAAgtaattttgttgtagtgatatttTTCGTGTTATTTAgttttgagtaatgatacatgAACAACCTAGTGacgttatttttataagttattttacaaaaatatccattatttaaaaaattatgtctatcttttataagttatttgttgcccagatgactaacacaagaggTGGTGAATTGGGTTGGATTTAAATCCGCAATTATAaaccaaatacacaatataaaatataaacaaaatatgaagcagcaataaatataaagaatagGGGTAAGAGGAAGCAAACTCAATATTTTAACGAGGTTCAGTCCTACTGCCTACCTCCTCGCCTCAAGCTACCCCTTGAGGATTCCCAAATTTATTATCCAACCTCCTTTAAGTGGAGATAGAAAGCTATTACCCCTTTGAGCAGTACCGCTACAAAGAATCCATGTAGAACACCCTTTACACTTGCAATAACCATACACGTGGTGATTCAACTATTCCCTGTGTAAAACCTCTTATACACACACAAGGGTTATACACACCATTTTACTAATACAAGAGCTGATAATGGGTAGGTTATCAGAAAACATTCCTCAATGAGtggaataaaaacaatatagcgcaaactatatctctctcaaaataaaCAAGGGTTAAGGCACAATGCTTAGAGAATAgagatttaaaattttgaatgaatgttgtatGCTCTTGTTGTTCTATATGTTGTTCTAAATTTGAATAACtcaaatgagctatttataggcatatgatacttcattttaaatttaaaaagattcacatgtCAGAAAGGTGCACtactcacttttcaaaattttcaaataaaagtttctaattttgcaattgtcaaagacaacatcattcactttttaaatttttaaacataatctTTTACTTTTCGTATATGACAAAATGAGCAtgatttacttttcaaatttttaaacaaaatcatctacattttatatatgccaaaaagagcatcaatcatttttgaaaatcttcaaacctaatcttttactttttgcatATGACAAAAGGAGCGctatttacttttcaaataaaatcatctacattTTGCAAATGTCAAAAACTGtatcaatcacttttcaaaattttcaaacataatcttttacttttcgcatatgacaaaatgatcattatttacttttcaaaattttcaaacaaaatcatttaaCTTTTGCATATATCAAAAATTGCATCAATCacttttgaaaagtttcaaacaaaGCATCCACATGTGAACGATGAAAATCAAGCAtctatcaaattttcaaaaattcaaacatttaattttcaaatatgtcatgcacatgtggaaaatgcaatttaatgctttatgagaaaatattaattttgagcctTAATCCAATTTCGAGTTTTATCAAAAGCtttacaaaattactctaagagctTTATTTGTAAGATTGTTCCCTTTCTTACTCAAACTTGATCCATTGATGTGCTTGGCTCCATTATGTAGACAACTTGAGCTTGAGATTCttttatacttgaattcatttgttatcatcaaaatctatttatagatatataatgtagatatataattatataaaacttgAAACCTTGGGTTCAACAATCTCCCCATTTTTTATGACGACAAATACTTAGTAGAACTCTAAAATCTGTAGTAATTAATACTTAAGCTCCCCCTGAGAATGTGCATTAGCTTTTCAAGCAATTGATAAACATAATTCCAAGCATATAAAATAAGCTCAACGCACCGTTTTCGCAAGTCCATTGCTTATTGCAGTTCCTTTTAATGATGACAAATGGGGGATAAGTTTTAGATTAGAACTTTAATATGTTATTTccaatggtttattttaaaataacattcttTGCTGCAAAGTCTTGAGCCGCCTAGGTCATGACAAGTGTTGCAAAGCCTTGAGCGCCCGTGTCCTGACAAGTGCTGTAAAGTCTAGGTCTAGCTCTATGGATAGAGTGCagcaaaaaattcaaatccGCTTGATGTTGTTGACAAACGGGATTTTGCAAACATTTGAAGGCTCTGggtttctctttaaaaaaatcatcttcaCCCATCGAATACTCAAGTAAAACTATTTCTCATATTGCTCATTGGCCTAGTTTTTGTTTATCCAGAACCACAGTATGGCCGAGCAACTTTCTTCTGTTAATGTTCCAGATTTGAAGCAAGAACCATTTATGCCTCAACCACCAATTTTCTCTCCTGAGGCTGTCAACACCATGATAGGAGCAGAGATACATTTTTTTGGTATGACTGATTCTGAGGTTGTTGTAGAATCAAGAATACACAGTGCTCAATATGTTGCCTCTGTTACAACCATGTCTTAGAGGTTACTGGCGAGGGTGAGTGAGGTTGATCAGCTTAACAGTCAAATATCTGACTTGCGTCAAAGGCTtgctaataaaaatagaaagaataaaaggtTAAAGCAAGAAAACAATGAGTTAAAGAAACTTGCGGACTAGTACGCTCATGACCTACAACCAGGAATAGAGGAGCTGGAATGAGAAAGAGTCTAAATACAAAGTCAACATCAGCAGATAACAACAAAGGTTAAgcgtttataagaaaaataaggacAAACTATCATTAATCTTGCTGACTTAGctaaataaattttgacaatATGCATCCAGCATATCATGTGATTTTTTACTATGtaagatttgaagaaatgatAGCTTGTCTTGTTCTAATTTATATCTCTATAAAATCAGTCTTGAGTTTCATCTAATTCGCATCAaatcttcttttctctctgtaATCAATCTGCATTCTCACTCTCtaagttttttcctttcttttttttttatttgcaatgCCTCAACAATCTTTTTCCAACAATCCCCTTGATCACTATATGAGATATTCTACACCTCAGCCACAAGTTATTTCTGCTTCTATCAAGTTGTCATGATGTAGCATAAGAGTCATCTGACTAACAAGTAAGATGGTAATACCATTTATGAGCTTGTGAGTCTCGGTACTCAATACTCATCATCCATTATTGTGTTTTTCCGGTAGTTGCAGTCCAAAACTCATGAGGTTGAAAAACTTAACAAGAAGATTTGTGTACTTCAACAACTTGTTCATGAGTCTAACAAAAAAATAGGAGACTTAAAGCAAAAGAATAAGGATTTAAAATCCTTGCTTGACTCTTCATTTCGATTGCCTAATCCATTAGATAATGATAGCATGTTGATGTATGAGGAACAAGAGCGCTTGAAAAATGAGACTAAAAGTCTTAAGTTTTTGTAAGTcatttgagataataaaataaaaatatttaacaga encodes the following:
- the LOC121242392 gene encoding uncharacterized protein LOC121242392 codes for the protein MEERLVEMEEIMKRLTTEVDSLRKENEALKSRNGPSGEDATRNQVDRVDMEANSAGVGKGHQEDEETKRLHHDVCSLMDKYEEMAKKIGTSSSVHQLLSNTNLSFSAEIMAMPLPPKFKISLVDLYDGSKDPVEYLETFKTHMTFHRSQGEVACDAFALTLKGSTRGWFGTLQPGSIQSFDKLGQQFLTQFMASRRHRRPATYILTIKQRRDESLKAYLANFNKEKMAADDQDEKIMLVALLGGVWPSSPFMAELARKIPSTPREFMDKANNFVNAEDTLIALTTRDEGANGNQEELRGRTEKGVRRQEESNRSRGMLAI